A single region of the Streptomyces sp. ITFR-16 genome encodes:
- the frr gene encoding ribosome recycling factor, producing MIEETLLEAEEKMEKAVVVAKEDFAAIRTGRAHPAMFNKIVADYYGALTPINQLASFSVPEPRMAVVTPFDKSALRNIEQAIRDSDLGVNPSNDGNIIRVTFPDLTEERRRDYIKVAKTKAEDSKISIRAVRRKAKETLDKLVKDKESGEDEVRRAEKELDDTTAKYVAQVDELLKHKEAELLEV from the coding sequence GTGATCGAAGAAACCCTCCTCGAGGCCGAGGAGAAGATGGAGAAGGCCGTCGTCGTCGCGAAAGAGGACTTCGCCGCGATCCGCACCGGCCGTGCGCACCCGGCGATGTTCAACAAGATCGTCGCCGACTACTACGGCGCGCTGACCCCGATCAACCAGCTGGCCTCGTTCTCGGTGCCCGAGCCCCGTATGGCCGTCGTGACGCCGTTCGACAAGAGCGCGCTGCGCAACATCGAGCAGGCCATCCGCGACTCGGACCTCGGTGTCAACCCGAGCAACGACGGCAACATCATCCGGGTGACCTTCCCCGACCTCACCGAAGAGCGCCGTCGCGACTACATCAAGGTCGCGAAGACCAAGGCCGAGGACTCCAAGATCTCGATCCGGGCCGTCCGCCGCAAGGCCAAGGAGACGCTCGACAAGCTGGTCAAGGACAAGGAGTCCGGCGAGGACGAGGTCCGCCGCGCCGAGAAGGAGCTCGACGACACCACCGCGAAGTACGTCGCGCAGGTGGACGAGCTGCTGAAGCACAAGGAAGCCGAGCTGCTCGAAGTCTGA
- the pyrH gene encoding UMP kinase, whose translation MNKGADAAHGDHKRDDGKVPGRFMLKLSGEAFAGGGGLGVDPDVVHAIAREIAAVVRDGAEIAVVIGGGNFFRGAELQQRGMDRARSDYMGMLGTVMNCLALQDFLEKEGIDSRVQTAITMGQVAEPYIPLRAVRHLEKGRVVIFGAGMGMPYFSTDTTAAQRALEIDAEGLLMGKNGVDGVYDSDPKTNPGAVKFDALEYSEVLARDLKVADATAITLCRDNQLPILVFELTAAGNIARAVKGEKIGTLVSDQGTRA comes from the coding sequence ATGAACAAGGGCGCGGACGCCGCACACGGTGACCACAAGCGCGACGACGGCAAGGTGCCCGGACGCTTCATGCTGAAGCTGTCCGGCGAGGCGTTCGCCGGTGGCGGGGGTCTCGGTGTCGATCCCGATGTCGTGCACGCCATCGCCCGCGAGATCGCGGCCGTCGTCCGGGACGGCGCGGAAATCGCGGTCGTCATCGGCGGCGGCAACTTCTTCCGCGGCGCCGAGCTCCAGCAGCGCGGCATGGACCGGGCGCGCTCCGACTACATGGGCATGCTCGGCACCGTCATGAACTGCCTCGCCCTCCAGGACTTCCTGGAGAAGGAGGGCATCGACTCCCGCGTCCAGACCGCCATCACCATGGGGCAGGTCGCGGAGCCGTACATCCCGCTGCGTGCCGTACGGCACCTGGAGAAGGGCCGCGTCGTCATCTTCGGCGCCGGCATGGGCATGCCGTACTTCTCCACCGACACCACCGCGGCCCAGCGCGCCCTGGAGATCGACGCCGAGGGCCTGCTGATGGGCAAGAACGGCGTGGACGGCGTCTACGACTCCGACCCGAAGACCAACCCCGGAGCCGTGAAGTTCGACGCGCTGGAGTACAGCGAGGTGCTCGCCCGCGATCTCAAGGTCGCCGACGCCACCGCCATCACGCTCTGCCGTGACAACCAGCTGCCGATCCTCGTCTTCGAGCTGACCGCCGCCGGCAATATCGCCCGCGCCGTCAAGGGTGAGAAGATCGGCACGCTCGTGAGTGACCAGGGCACCCGGGCCTGA
- the tsf gene encoding translation elongation factor Ts: MANYTAADVKKLRELTGAGMMDCKKALDEADGNVEGAVEALRIKGQKGVAKREGRSAENGAVVSLVSDDKTSGVLLELKCETDFVAKGDKFQAVANTLAAHVAATSPADIQALLASEIEPGKTVQAYVDEANANLGEKIVLDRFAQFTGAYVSVYMHRTMPDLPPQIGVLVELDKADAELAKGIAQHIAAFAPKYLSREDVPAEVVEAERRVAEETTRAEGKPEAALPKIVEGRVNGFFKEATLLGQPYALDNKKSVQKVLDEAGVTLKRFTRIKVGI, from the coding sequence ATGGCGAACTACACCGCCGCTGACGTCAAGAAGCTCCGTGAGCTCACCGGCGCCGGCATGATGGACTGCAAGAAGGCGCTCGACGAGGCCGACGGCAACGTCGAAGGCGCTGTCGAGGCCCTCCGCATCAAGGGTCAGAAGGGCGTCGCCAAGCGCGAGGGCCGTTCTGCCGAGAACGGTGCGGTCGTCTCCCTCGTCTCCGACGACAAGACGTCCGGCGTCCTGCTCGAGCTGAAGTGCGAGACGGACTTCGTCGCCAAGGGCGACAAGTTCCAGGCCGTCGCCAACACGCTCGCCGCGCACGTCGCCGCGACCTCCCCGGCCGACATCCAGGCGCTGCTCGCGTCCGAGATCGAGCCCGGCAAGACCGTCCAGGCGTACGTGGACGAGGCCAACGCCAACCTCGGCGAGAAGATCGTCCTGGACCGCTTCGCGCAGTTCACCGGCGCCTACGTCTCCGTGTACATGCACCGCACCATGCCCGACCTGCCCCCGCAGATCGGTGTCCTGGTCGAGCTGGACAAGGCCGACGCCGAGCTGGCCAAGGGCATCGCGCAGCACATCGCCGCCTTCGCGCCGAAGTACCTCTCCCGCGAGGACGTCCCGGCCGAGGTCGTCGAGGCCGAGCGCCGCGTCGCCGAGGAGACCACGCGCGCCGAGGGCAAGCCCGAGGCCGCGCTCCCGAAGATCGTCGAGGGTCGCGTCAACGGCTTCTTCAAGGAGGCCACCCTCCTCGGCCAGCCGTACGCGCTGGACAACAAGAAGTCCGTCCAGAAGGTCCTGGACGAGGCCGGTGTCACCCTGAAGCGCTTCACGCGCATCAAGGTCGGCATCTGA
- the rpsB gene encoding 30S ribosomal protein S2: MAVVTMRELLESGVHFGHQTRRWNPKMKRFIFTERNGIYIIDLLQSLSYIDRAYEFVKETVAHGGSIMFVGTKKQAQEAIAEQATRVGMPYVNQRWLGGMLTNFSTVYKRLQRLKELELIDFEDVAASGLTKKELLVLSREKAKLEKTLGGIREMQKVPSAVWIVDTKKEHIAVGEARKLHIPVVAILDTNCDPDEVDYKIPGNDDAIRSVTLLTRVIADAVAEGLIARSGAATGDSKPGEKAAGEPLAEWERDLLEGDKKADAEVQTSAETEKVADAEAADAPAAEAAAEAPAAEAPAADAEQA, from the coding sequence ATGGCCGTCGTCACGATGCGGGAGCTGCTGGAAAGCGGCGTCCACTTCGGTCACCAGACCCGCCGTTGGAACCCGAAGATGAAGCGCTTCATCTTCACGGAGCGCAACGGCATCTACATCATCGACCTGCTCCAGTCGCTGTCGTACATCGACCGCGCCTACGAGTTCGTCAAGGAGACCGTCGCCCACGGCGGCTCCATCATGTTCGTGGGTACGAAGAAGCAGGCCCAGGAGGCCATCGCCGAGCAGGCGACGCGCGTCGGCATGCCGTACGTCAACCAGCGTTGGCTCGGTGGCATGCTCACCAACTTCTCCACCGTCTACAAGCGCCTTCAGCGTCTGAAGGAGCTCGAGCTCATCGACTTCGAGGACGTGGCCGCCTCCGGCCTCACCAAGAAGGAGCTCCTGGTCCTCTCGCGCGAGAAGGCCAAGCTGGAGAAGACCCTCGGTGGTATCCGCGAGATGCAGAAGGTGCCGAGCGCCGTCTGGATCGTCGACACCAAGAAGGAGCACATCGCCGTCGGTGAGGCGCGCAAGCTCCACATCCCGGTCGTCGCGATCCTGGACACCAACTGTGACCCCGACGAGGTCGACTACAAGATTCCGGGCAACGACGACGCGATCCGCTCCGTCACCCTGCTCACCCGCGTGATCGCCGACGCCGTCGCCGAGGGCCTCATCGCCCGCTCCGGCGCCGCGACCGGCGACTCGAAGCCGGGCGAGAAGGCCGCCGGCGAGCCGCTCGCCGAGTGGGAGCGTGACCTGCTCGAGGGCGACAAGAAGGCCGACGCCGAGGTCCAGACCTCCGCCGAGACCGAGAAGGTCGCGGACGCCGAGGCCGCCGACGCCCCGGCCGCCGAGGCTGCTGCCGAGGCCCCCGCCGCCGAGGCCCCGGCCGCGGACGCCGAGCAGGCCTGA
- a CDS encoding helix-turn-helix domain-containing protein, which produces MAEHRTMQRGALLDAARSLLSEGGTEALTFPALAERTGLARSSVYEYFRSRAAVVEELCAVDFPVWAAEVEHAMERAGTPEEKIEAYVRRQLDLVGDRRHRAVVAISASELDAGAREKIRAAHGGLIAMIVEALGDLGHAQPRLAAMLLQGSVDAAVRRIELTVAEEPGVIADTAVAMILHGVRGIPAEQA; this is translated from the coding sequence GTGGCCGAGCACCGGACCATGCAGCGCGGCGCCCTCCTGGACGCAGCGCGCTCCCTGCTGTCCGAGGGAGGCACGGAGGCCTTGACCTTCCCCGCCCTCGCCGAACGCACGGGCCTCGCCCGGTCCTCCGTCTACGAGTACTTCCGTTCGCGCGCCGCCGTCGTCGAGGAGCTGTGCGCCGTCGACTTCCCGGTCTGGGCGGCCGAGGTCGAGCACGCGATGGAGCGTGCGGGGACGCCCGAGGAGAAGATCGAGGCGTACGTCCGCCGGCAGCTCGACCTCGTCGGCGACCGGCGCCACCGGGCCGTGGTCGCGATCTCCGCCAGCGAGCTGGACGCGGGCGCCCGCGAGAAGATCCGCGCCGCGCACGGCGGCCTCATCGCCATGATCGTCGAGGCGCTCGGCGACCTCGGCCACGCGCAGCCCCGGCTCGCGGCCATGCTGCTCCAGGGTTCGGTGGACGCCGCGGTCCGGCGTATCGAGCTGACCGTGGCGGAGGAGCCCGGCGTGATCGCCGACACCGCCGTCGCCATGATCCTGCACGGCGTCCGGGGCATCCCCGCCGAGCAGGCCTGA
- the whiG gene encoding RNA polymerase sigma factor WhiG yields MPQHTSGSDRAAVPPAARGTVRPPAPSSLDELWRSYKTTGDGRLREQLILHYSPLVKYVAGRVSVGLPSNVEQADFVSSGVFGLIDAIEKFDIERAIKFETYAITRIRGAMIDELRALDWIPRSVRQKARAVERAYATLEAQLRRSPSEAEVAAEMDVTLEELHAVFSQLSLANVVALEELLHVGGEGGDRLSLMDTLEDTAADNPVEVAEDRELRRLLARAINTLPDREKTVVTLYYYEGLTLAEIGNVLGVTESRVSQIHTKSVLQLRAKLADAGR; encoded by the coding sequence ATGCCCCAGCACACCTCCGGGTCTGACCGCGCGGCAGTACCACCGGCTGCGCGTGGCACGGTGCGCCCTCCCGCCCCGTCCTCGCTCGACGAGTTGTGGCGGTCGTACAAGACCACCGGCGACGGACGGCTGCGGGAGCAGCTGATCCTGCACTACTCGCCCCTGGTGAAGTACGTCGCGGGCCGGGTGAGCGTGGGCCTGCCGTCCAACGTCGAGCAGGCGGACTTCGTCTCCTCGGGGGTCTTCGGGCTGATCGACGCGATCGAGAAGTTCGACATCGAGCGCGCGATCAAGTTCGAGACCTACGCGATCACCCGCATCCGCGGCGCGATGATCGACGAGCTGCGGGCGCTGGACTGGATCCCGCGCTCCGTGCGGCAGAAGGCCCGGGCGGTGGAACGCGCCTACGCCACGCTGGAGGCCCAGCTGCGGCGCTCCCCGTCGGAGGCGGAGGTCGCCGCCGAGATGGATGTGACGCTGGAGGAACTGCACGCGGTTTTCAGCCAGTTGTCGCTGGCCAACGTCGTCGCGCTGGAGGAACTGCTCCATGTCGGCGGCGAGGGCGGCGACCGGCTGAGCCTGATGGACACGCTGGAGGACACCGCCGCGGACAACCCGGTGGAGGTGGCCGAGGACCGGGAGCTCAGACGGCTGCTCGCCCGGGCGATCAACACCCTGCCCGACCGCGAGAAGACGGTCGTCACGCTCTACTACTACGAGGGCCTGACCCTCGCCGAGATCGGCAACGTCCTCGGGGTCACCGAGAGCCGTGTCAGCCAGATCCACACCAAGTCGGTGCTCCAGCTGCGCGCGAAGCTGGCGGACGCCGGACGCTGA
- the dprA gene encoding DNA-processing protein DprA, whose translation MTGEGAVCAGAGERPAPRGASARERLARAALTRVLEPGDERAGRWLRECGGVELMRRITARDGSAERLSGMTARRLAGYRLRADGADPERDLAAVAEAGGRFVVPGDREWPTQLDDLGDARPTGLWVRGKPDLRLWALRSVAVVGARACTPYGAHMATTMGAGLAERGWVVVSGAAFGVDGAAHRGALAADGATMAVLACGVDVPYPRGHAELIGRVAEQGLVIGELPPADHPTRSRFILRNRVIAALTRGTVVVEAEYRSGSLVTARSAQRLGRFTMGVPGPATSGLSAGVHELLRGEGVLVTDAAEVAELVGDMGELAPSRHGPVLPRDLLDLVCGRVLDALPSHGTVDAREAARTAGTSADEALGKLYELHSLGFVERDGEGWRLTRRPSCHDDARRGGS comes from the coding sequence ATGACGGGGGAGGGAGCCGTGTGCGCGGGGGCGGGGGAGCGGCCGGCCCCGCGCGGGGCGAGCGCGCGGGAGCGGCTGGCGCGGGCGGCACTGACCCGGGTGCTGGAGCCGGGGGACGAGCGGGCCGGGCGCTGGCTGCGGGAGTGCGGCGGCGTGGAGCTGATGCGCCGGATCACGGCCCGGGACGGGTCGGCCGAGCGGCTGAGCGGGATGACGGCGCGGCGGCTGGCCGGCTACCGGCTGCGGGCCGACGGCGCCGATCCGGAACGGGACCTGGCGGCGGTCGCCGAGGCCGGCGGGCGGTTCGTCGTCCCCGGCGACCGGGAGTGGCCGACCCAGCTGGACGATCTGGGCGATGCCCGGCCGACCGGGCTGTGGGTGCGGGGGAAGCCCGATCTCCGGCTCTGGGCGCTGCGCTCGGTCGCCGTGGTCGGGGCGCGTGCCTGCACACCGTACGGAGCGCACATGGCGACGACCATGGGCGCGGGGCTCGCGGAGCGGGGCTGGGTGGTCGTCTCCGGGGCGGCCTTCGGCGTCGACGGGGCGGCCCACCGGGGCGCACTGGCGGCCGACGGCGCGACGATGGCGGTGCTGGCCTGCGGGGTGGACGTCCCCTATCCGCGCGGACACGCCGAGCTGATCGGACGGGTGGCCGAACAGGGGCTCGTGATCGGCGAACTGCCCCCGGCCGACCACCCCACGCGCAGCAGATTCATCCTGCGGAACAGGGTGATCGCCGCGTTGACGCGGGGGACCGTGGTGGTCGAGGCCGAGTACCGCAGCGGTTCCCTGGTCACGGCACGCAGTGCCCAGCGTCTGGGCCGCTTCACCATGGGCGTTCCGGGACCGGCCACCAGCGGGCTCTCGGCGGGCGTCCATGAACTCCTGCGCGGTGAAGGCGTGCTGGTGACGGACGCGGCGGAAGTCGCCGAACTGGTCGGTGACATGGGAGAACTCGCCCCCTCCCGACACGGTCCCGTACTGCCGCGAGACCTGCTGGACCTCGTCTGCGGCAGGGTCCTGGACGCCCTGCCGTCGCACGGCACGGTGGACGCCCGGGAGGCCGCCCGTACCGCCGGAACGAGCGCTGACGAGGCCCTCGGCAAGCTGTACGAACTGCACTCACTGGGGTTCGTCGAACGCGATGGCGAGGGATGGCGGTTGACGCGGAGGCCGAGTTGTCATGACGACGCGCGGCGAGGCGGTTCTTGA
- a CDS encoding DUF6262 family protein produces MAVDAHQQTAAANETRRRSSEAAVRRVQDALKRLRREKTPITFAAVARRASVSRTFLYSNQQARSLVTAAAEIAVDQRVTAGNAEATAQEASWRERALNAEDALKSAFDEIRLQRGRIGELMGQVRDLEAEWTEEAIQRITSENTNLKQRVRRLSEENRALDERLKAARSTLRFQDKRLSDLEVQLLDRTSND; encoded by the coding sequence ATGGCAGTTGACGCCCACCAGCAGACCGCCGCTGCGAACGAGACACGTCGTCGCAGCTCGGAGGCAGCCGTCCGCCGCGTCCAGGACGCGCTGAAGCGGTTGCGCCGCGAGAAGACTCCCATCACGTTCGCGGCTGTCGCACGCCGGGCGTCGGTCTCCCGGACATTCCTCTACTCCAACCAACAGGCTCGTTCCCTTGTCACCGCGGCTGCCGAAATCGCGGTCGACCAGCGCGTGACTGCTGGAAACGCGGAAGCGACGGCGCAGGAGGCGTCCTGGCGGGAGCGGGCACTCAACGCCGAGGATGCGCTGAAATCCGCCTTCGACGAGATACGACTCCAGCGCGGCCGCATCGGCGAGCTCATGGGGCAGGTCCGCGATCTCGAAGCGGAGTGGACCGAGGAAGCGATCCAGCGGATCACCAGCGAGAACACCAACCTCAAGCAGCGCGTCCGGAGACTGAGTGAGGAGAACCGAGCTCTCGACGAGCGGCTGAAGGCGGCGCGGTCCACATTGCGCTTCCAGGACAAGCGTCTGTCCGATCTCGAAGTGCAGCTGCTGGATCGCACTTCGAACGACTGA